A genomic stretch from Mycobacterium malmoense includes:
- the ligD gene encoding non-homologous end-joining DNA ligase — protein MTGFAGLPGSVRAALHDEPVPDWRAPMLATLTDKRFSDPQWIFERKFDGMRCLAFRDGDRVRLLSRNRQPLNGTYPELVDALAAQHTTRFVVDGEVVAFEGRRTSFARLQGRLGITDPEVARASPVRIFYYVFDLLHLDGESTVDVPLLWRKRLLRNAIDFDDPLRFTTHRVKDGIAAYRAACERGDEGVIAKRADSTYEGRRSPNWLKFKCVRDQEFVVGGYTSPKGSRIELGALLLGYYEGRDLVYAGKVGTGFDEATLHSLHARLSPLEQDTPPFTRGLVHEKSAHWVRPELVAQIGFTEWTRDGKLRHPRYQGVRTDKEPGDVIRETH, from the coding sequence GTGACGGGTTTCGCCGGGCTGCCCGGCTCGGTCCGCGCGGCGCTGCACGACGAGCCGGTGCCCGACTGGCGGGCCCCCATGCTGGCCACCCTGACCGACAAGCGGTTTTCCGATCCGCAATGGATTTTCGAGCGCAAATTCGACGGGATGCGCTGCCTGGCATTTCGCGACGGCGACCGGGTGCGGCTGCTGTCGCGAAATCGTCAGCCGCTCAACGGAACCTATCCGGAGCTCGTCGACGCGCTGGCCGCCCAGCACACCACCCGGTTCGTCGTGGACGGCGAGGTGGTGGCGTTCGAGGGACGCCGTACCAGCTTCGCCCGGCTGCAGGGCCGTCTGGGCATCACCGATCCCGAGGTCGCCCGGGCGTCACCGGTCCGCATCTTTTACTACGTCTTCGACCTGTTGCACCTCGACGGCGAGTCCACCGTCGACGTGCCGCTGCTGTGGCGTAAAAGGCTGCTGCGCAACGCCATTGACTTCGACGATCCGCTGCGCTTCACCACCCACCGCGTCAAGGACGGCATCGCCGCCTACCGGGCCGCGTGCGAGCGCGGCGACGAAGGCGTGATCGCCAAGCGTGCCGACTCGACGTATGAGGGCCGCCGCTCGCCGAATTGGCTGAAGTTCAAATGCGTCCGCGACCAAGAATTCGTGGTCGGCGGCTACACCAGCCCCAAAGGCAGCCGCATCGAGTTGGGCGCGCTACTGCTCGGCTATTACGAAGGCCGCGACCTCGTCTACGCCGGCAAGGTCGGCACCGGCTTCGACGAGGCCACGCTGCACAGCCTGCACGCCCGGCTGTCGCCCCTCGAGCAGGACACGCCACCGTTCACCCGAGGTCTGGTGCACGAGAAGAGCGCCCACTGGGTACGCCCGGAGCTGGTGGCCCAAATCGGGTTCACCGAGTGGACCCGCGACGGCAAGCTCCGCCACCCGCGGTACCAAGGCGTGCGCACCGACAAGGAGCCCGGTGACGTCATCCGGGAGACGCACTGA